In Candidatus Zixiibacteriota bacterium, a single window of DNA contains:
- a CDS encoding PorV/PorQ family protein, whose amino-acid sequence MRLNKYKICCLIGAVMFLLPTLVFSQAKVGTTGVNFLELGVSARAMGMAEAFTAGVTDASAVYYNPAGLTYVYGSEVMLTHIDLPAGINYEFAALAMPSERLGGVIGIGVYALGTGDILRTDYPYPQGIDQSGNKQYFSAGDVAVGVSYGRFLTDKFSIGFTVKYLQENLETSKASGWAADVGTCYNSGYRDFKIGMMISNFGPDMKHIQEDFPLPINFKFGASINVLDNDNHLVTFAAEGGHPSDNLEKYNVGLEYRFQDYISLRLGERFNYDSDGFTAGGGIWIPIGEETDISVDYAYQDFGYLNQIHRFSIGFAF is encoded by the coding sequence ATGAGATTAAATAAATACAAAATATGCTGTCTGATAGGAGCTGTGATGTTTCTATTGCCGACCCTGGTTTTTTCCCAGGCCAAGGTCGGAACGACCGGCGTCAACTTCCTGGAACTGGGTGTTTCGGCCCGGGCCATGGGTATGGCGGAGGCCTTTACCGCCGGTGTTACCGATGCCTCGGCCGTCTATTATAATCCGGCCGGGTTAACGTATGTTTACGGTTCGGAAGTGATGCTAACCCACATAGATTTACCGGCCGGAATCAACTATGAATTCGCGGCTTTGGCCATGCCCTCGGAAAGATTGGGCGGGGTAATAGGAATTGGGGTGTATGCGCTGGGAACAGGGGATATCCTCCGGACGGATTATCCGTACCCGCAGGGGATTGATCAGAGCGGGAATAAGCAGTACTTCTCGGCCGGCGATGTGGCCGTGGGTGTCAGTTACGGACGTTTTTTAACCGATAAGTTTTCGATCGGATTTACGGTGAAATATTTACAGGAAAACCTGGAAACAAGTAAAGCTTCAGGCTGGGCGGCCGATGTCGGAACCTGCTACAATTCCGGCTATCGGGATTTTAAGATTGGAATGATGATTTCCAATTTCGGCCCGGATATGAAGCATATCCAGGAGGATTTTCCTCTTCCGATCAACTTCAAATTCGGGGCCTCGATCAATGTTCTCGACAATGACAATCACCTGGTTACTTTTGCGGCCGAAGGTGGTCATCCATCCGATAATCTTGAAAAGTATAATGTCGGACTGGAGTATCGCTTTCAGGACTATATCAGTCTGAGGCTGGGTGAGAGGTTCAATTACGATTCGGATGGATTCACGGCCGGCGGAGGGATCTGGATTCCCATTGGCGAGGAAACCGATATCTCGGTTGATTATGCCTATCAGGATTTTGGATATTTGAATCAAATCCACCGCTTTTCGATAGGATTTGCGTTTTAA
- a CDS encoding TonB-dependent receptor: protein MMGMPRRALFIITVFAGLLILSSLAFAGSTGKIKGVVTDKDTGEPILGASVMIMGTNQGAMTDPDGKYMIALVPPGEYILKVTSISYGAVEVEGVIVSTDLTTDQNVEMRSALEDLGIVVKVRADRDIIDKHEVSSTFKMSKEEIKTLPVQNVDQLLQQTAGVVTTNEGEIIIRGGRVGEVSYILDGVTINDPLGGVGTMSLGLSLTSGSIQEITIIKDGFDPEYGNALSGIVKISTQTGSAEKTNMSVQYITDDFGNSTLNEYSENYDNIYCTLSGPDPILSKRIMPALGLHFLEDKEVTYFLFAEVTKTGTPWSYDEYASPTQPLRYDYFNLLGIRIPERQQNDYNINANILMKPLPNLKMIFSYKSSVLRYTDFSWAFRYTPNTADVVETKWQTYAMELTHQLSPNMHYYLKASYYNRDVWSRPGDPNNPGQGLDPDDFLQYSEFERYDDLNGNGVYDEPEPLINMFEDSTLYGSDLAGPQYTDENNPLYVDIQTGNTYVADFRFNDGSFGDNMEGEPYIDLNGNGQWDKGDYLYDTNGNGKLDKDRMDNINEHNAEPYEDGDVSLGEPFTDVNNNGRYDKDIDIFILSADPEDNQDLDRSSGYTSPDETWSPGIPYEDRNGNGVYDPPNYKYDPGEKFTDLNGNGVYDYGGTSTFLDVGSFADETVWHHHRIQQYVVEGRVYRQLGNHEIKIGAELKQEYLLKQDIRSLEQPYTGRPDGGPYPTIGELRDFYNYSPLGGTFYARDNLEYGSMIASLGFRYDYFIQTGGLEEVARNDDLSSGIILGDRNKLSPRIGFSYPISDKAKIHFNYGHFYQLPSYSYMYDRNTTAASANDVVGNYNLDYEKTIQYSFGVKYAMSEDYSIDISGYFKDEFDKINSSLVKLGGGALQIQQYQNRDYGRSRGFEVTIEKRGGRLINGEVNYTYAFAYGKQSQSRTDYFDEFYLNREPLSEKPLDDDIRHQFNCGIQLVIPETMKPKMFGIRIPNGWTFAVQGKFHTGKPFTPSKEYPGMTVDAGVDIAENSLRMGSVLNFDVRFEKYFKLVSLNWRFIVWVDNLLDNKNVATVNTATGRADTGQNDGTNVLGGTEYDRNPYYWQYGRQVKVGLQVSL, encoded by the coding sequence ATGATGGGAATGCCCAGAAGAGCGCTGTTTATTATCACGGTGTTTGCCGGGCTGTTAATACTATCGTCTCTGGCCTTTGCCGGGTCCACCGGCAAAATCAAGGGCGTTGTCACCGATAAAGATACCGGTGAACCGATTCTTGGGGCATCAGTGATGATTATGGGAACCAACCAGGGTGCCATGACGGATCCCGATGGTAAGTATATGATTGCACTGGTTCCCCCCGGTGAGTATATATTAAAAGTGACATCGATTTCATATGGTGCAGTCGAGGTCGAAGGCGTTATCGTCAGTACCGACCTGACCACCGATCAAAATGTCGAGATGCGGAGCGCCCTTGAAGACCTCGGGATTGTCGTTAAGGTCAGGGCGGACCGTGACATTATCGACAAGCATGAAGTCTCCAGTACTTTCAAGATGAGTAAAGAGGAAATCAAAACCCTGCCGGTGCAGAATGTCGACCAATTGTTGCAACAGACAGCCGGCGTGGTCACTACCAACGAAGGCGAAATCATTATCCGCGGCGGTCGTGTCGGCGAGGTTTCATACATCCTCGACGGTGTAACCATCAACGATCCGCTGGGTGGTGTCGGTACCATGAGCCTTGGTCTTTCCCTGACCTCCGGCTCGATCCAGGAAATCACCATTATCAAGGACGGTTTCGATCCCGAATATGGTAATGCGCTTTCCGGTATCGTCAAAATTTCCACGCAGACCGGGTCGGCCGAAAAGACCAATATGAGTGTTCAGTACATAACCGACGATTTCGGTAACAGTACCCTCAATGAATACTCCGAGAATTATGATAATATTTATTGTACATTGAGCGGTCCGGACCCGATTTTAAGCAAGCGCATCATGCCTGCCCTCGGTTTACATTTTCTTGAGGACAAGGAGGTTACTTACTTCCTGTTTGCCGAGGTAACCAAGACCGGAACGCCCTGGAGTTATGATGAATACGCCAGTCCGACTCAGCCGTTGAGGTATGACTATTTCAATCTGCTGGGAATTCGGATTCCGGAGCGTCAGCAGAATGATTACAATATCAATGCCAATATTCTGATGAAGCCATTGCCGAATCTGAAAATGATCTTTTCCTACAAATCATCGGTTTTACGATATACTGATTTTAGCTGGGCATTTCGATATACGCCCAATACGGCCGATGTTGTTGAAACGAAATGGCAGACTTATGCCATGGAATTGACTCATCAGCTTTCGCCCAACATGCATTATTATTTGAAGGCTTCCTATTACAATCGCGATGTCTGGAGCCGTCCCGGCGATCCCAATAATCCGGGGCAGGGACTGGATCCCGATGATTTTCTGCAGTACAGTGAATTCGAGAGATATGACGATTTGAACGGTAACGGCGTTTATGATGAGCCGGAACCGCTGATCAATATGTTCGAGGATTCAACTCTGTATGGATCCGATTTGGCCGGCCCGCAGTATACCGACGAAAACAATCCGCTTTATGTGGATATCCAAACGGGCAATACTTATGTGGCCGATTTTCGATTCAACGATGGTTCCTTCGGCGATAATATGGAAGGTGAGCCCTATATTGATCTGAATGGAAACGGTCAGTGGGATAAAGGAGATTATCTCTACGATACCAATGGAAACGGTAAGCTTGATAAGGATCGGATGGATAATATCAATGAACATAATGCGGAACCGTACGAAGACGGTGATGTCAGTTTAGGTGAGCCGTTTACCGATGTGAACAATAACGGCCGTTATGATAAGGATATTGATATTTTCATCTTGTCGGCCGATCCGGAGGACAACCAGGATCTCGATCGAAGCTCCGGTTATACCTCTCCTGATGAAACCTGGTCCCCTGGAATTCCGTATGAAGACCGGAATGGCAATGGTGTTTATGATCCACCGAATTACAAGTACGATCCAGGTGAAAAATTCACGGATTTAAACGGCAACGGTGTCTACGATTACGGCGGAACTTCGACTTTTCTAGATGTCGGTAGTTTTGCCGACGAAACCGTCTGGCACCATCACAGGATTCAGCAGTATGTTGTCGAGGGACGTGTGTATCGCCAACTCGGCAACCATGAAATCAAAATCGGCGCGGAATTGAAGCAGGAATATCTTCTCAAACAGGATATCCGTTCTCTCGAACAGCCCTACACCGGGCGTCCGGATGGCGGTCCTTATCCGACAATCGGCGAACTCCGTGATTTTTATAATTATTCGCCGCTTGGCGGAACGTTTTATGCCAGGGATAATCTGGAATATGGTTCTATGATTGCCAGTCTTGGTTTCCGTTACGATTACTTTATTCAGACCGGCGGTCTGGAAGAAGTGGCTCGTAATGATGATCTTAGCAGCGGCATTATTCTGGGTGACAGAAATAAATTGTCGCCGCGAATCGGGTTCTCATACCCTATTTCGGATAAGGCCAAGATTCATTTCAATTATGGCCATTTTTATCAGTTGCCCAGTTATTCATATATGTATGACCGTAATACCACGGCGGCTTCCGCCAACGATGTGGTCGGGAATTACAATCTTGATTATGAAAAGACGATTCAATATTCCTTCGGGGTTAAATACGCCATGTCGGAGGATTATTCGATCGATATTTCCGGTTACTTCAAGGATGAATTCGACAAGATCAACAGCTCCCTGGTTAAGCTGGGCGGTGGTGCTCTCCAGATTCAACAATATCAGAATCGGGATTATGGCCGCAGCCGCGGGTTCGAGGTTACCATCGAAAAACGCGGGGGGCGCCTGATTAATGGTGAAGTGAATTATACCTATGCCTTTGCCTATGGAAAGCAATCGCAAAGCCGAACCGACTATTTCGATGAGTTTTATCTGAATCGCGAACCGCTATCGGAGAAGCCGCTTGACGATGACATCCGACATCAATTCAACTGCGGAATCCAGCTGGTTATCCCTGAAACCATGAAACCAAAAATGTTCGGGATCCGGATCCCCAATGGATGGACTTTTGCGGTACAGGGTAAATTCCACACCGGCAAGCCCTTTACTCCTTCGAAGGAATATCCGGGTATGACCGTGGATGCGGGTGTCGATATCGCGGAAAATTCATTACGGATGGGATCAGTTTTAAACTTTGATGTTCGTTTTGAGAAGTACTTTAAACTCGTCAGCTTAAATTGGAGATTTATTGTCTGGGTTGACAACCTGCTCGACAACAAAAACGTGGCCACGGTTAATACCGCAACCGGTCGTGCCGATACGGGCCAGAATGACGGCACCAATGTTCTTGGCGGCACCGAGTATGATCGTAACCCATATTACTGGCAGTATGGCCGTCAAGTAAAAGTCGGTCTCCAGGTCAGTTTGTAA
- a CDS encoding lipoate--protein ligase family protein — protein MPDGCYYITPLENPYFNMMFDEWLFDRLKTDSRSPRAVLRLYSWDTAAVTIGYNQNLEKAVDFTLLDNRIPVIRRITGGRAIYHDPSELTYTVLLDLGIFPPPMRTLSRTARQISEAISDMLAVIGLKAIFAKSSERAFMETTRARKKSCFDSVSRYEIISDGSKIAGGAQRRIGLALIQQGSIKLNGISRCDAIGQAVDGDEVSESNGGKIYTIGQIEGLFGQSFSEKFGINFRIEVISKEIRGKIARGTAGFKEKCLKKR, from the coding sequence ATGCCGGATGGTTGTTATTATATTACTCCTCTCGAAAACCCCTATTTTAATATGATGTTCGATGAATGGCTGTTTGACCGTTTAAAGACAGATTCCCGATCGCCCCGGGCCGTTCTCCGCCTTTACAGCTGGGATACAGCGGCCGTGACCATCGGTTACAATCAAAATCTCGAGAAAGCGGTTGATTTTACCCTGCTTGACAACAGAATTCCCGTCATTCGCCGGATTACCGGTGGACGGGCCATTTACCATGATCCATCGGAACTGACTTATACGGTATTATTGGATCTTGGGATTTTCCCGCCGCCAATGCGAACGCTTTCTCGGACCGCGCGGCAAATTTCCGAAGCGATCTCAGATATGCTTGCAGTTATTGGGCTTAAGGCCATTTTTGCGAAATCCTCGGAGCGAGCTTTTATGGAAACTACTCGCGCCCGGAAGAAATCGTGCTTTGATTCGGTTTCAAGATATGAAATTATATCCGATGGATCGAAAATTGCCGGCGGCGCTCAGAGGAGGATCGGATTGGCCTTAATACAGCAGGGTTCAATCAAACTCAATGGCATCAGTCGCTGTGATGCTATCGGTCAGGCAGTTGATGGTGACGAAGTATCTGAATCCAATGGGGGGAAAATATATACGATTGGGCAGATTGAAGGCCTGTTCGGGCAATCATTTTCGGAAAAATTCGGGATAAATTTCAGAATTGAAGTCATTTCGAAAGAAATCCGGGGAAAAATCGCTCGGGGGACTGCCGGCTTTAAGGAAAAATGCCTGAAAAAGCGTTAA
- a CDS encoding potassium channel protein, with product MQEKIITPTRKLAISIIIMLILIVGGTMGFATIENMSIMNSLYMTVITISTVGFGEVQTLHPGGRMFVIMLIVFSIVAGTIAASAIGQFIVEGEIRQIMGRRIMRTKIQKLSDHYIIAGFGRVGRHVTEAYLRRQVSFIVIERDNAALNQLDAEGILYVEGQATEDETLRTAGVEKARVLVSTLPDEADNVYLALTARHLNPNLHIICRADNPEGEKKLKIAGANYVVSPHVMGGMRMAMASLRPNVVDFMQMTALGKSGLGIEEVKVPEGSWLNGKSLIDSQVKAKYGITVIGIKKKSLDLVINPSPNAIMDSGDILVLVGSSDELENFTAEMG from the coding sequence ATGCAGGAAAAGATAATCACGCCAACCAGAAAACTGGCCATATCCATTATTATCATGCTGATACTGATAGTCGGGGGAACCATGGGATTCGCGACTATCGAAAATATGTCGATCATGAATTCACTGTATATGACTGTTATCACCATTTCGACAGTCGGGTTTGGTGAGGTGCAAACCCTTCATCCCGGCGGAAGAATGTTCGTTATCATGTTGATAGTCTTCAGTATTGTTGCCGGAACCATCGCCGCCTCGGCCATCGGTCAGTTTATTGTCGAGGGGGAGATCCGACAAATCATGGGGAGAAGGATAATGAGGACCAAAATACAAAAGCTTTCCGATCATTATATTATTGCCGGGTTTGGACGGGTCGGCCGCCATGTGACCGAAGCCTACCTGAGGCGCCAGGTTTCTTTTATTGTCATCGAGCGCGATAATGCCGCCTTAAATCAACTTGATGCCGAGGGAATACTCTATGTGGAGGGTCAGGCAACCGAGGATGAGACCCTTCGAACCGCAGGCGTGGAAAAAGCCAGGGTTCTGGTATCTACTCTGCCCGATGAAGCCGACAATGTATACCTGGCCTTAACCGCCCGGCATCTCAATCCTAATCTTCATATAATTTGCCGGGCCGATAATCCCGAAGGCGAAAAAAAACTCAAAATAGCCGGGGCCAATTACGTGGTCAGCCCCCATGTCATGGGCGGAATGCGGATGGCTATGGCCTCTCTGCGCCCTAATGTGGTCGATTTTATGCAGATGACCGCTCTGGGCAAATCCGGTCTTGGTATCGAAGAAGTCAAGGTGCCCGAGGGAAGCTGGCTCAACGGTAAATCCCTGATCGACTCACAAGTTAAAGCCAAATACGGAATTACCGTAATAGGCATAAAAAAGAAATCTCTCGATCTGGTTATCAATCCTTCACCCAACGCGATCATGGACTCCGGGGACATTCTTGTCCTGGTCGGTTCCTCGGATGAACTGGAAAACTTTACCGCTGAGATGGGTTGA
- a CDS encoding Stp1/IreP family PP2C-type Ser/Thr phosphatase, with protein sequence MTVRIISAGKTDVGHVRSANEDTFKIDDERNLFLVCDGMGGHQAGEVASHEACNVISYCISELRSELATDSVLALPARFPSSGDLLVKAIRIANRSVYLKSRSRSDYTGMGTTVVGAILQGDMVNIAHVGDSRAYRLLPDRLIPLTRDHSWVAELEESGKYTREEAAKLANRNVITRALGIHETVEIDFRSDRMEKGDVYIFCSDGLCGYVEDEDIYSVAKESRNDVERLVTDLVQMANDRGGLDNVTVVAFRVEDVGKSDIPVVSPVTIPVEGDDLILRENQIVESIVKLNQTAQKVITRTGSEQQASKLPMLFLAIFIVAVLAVIYFFYLK encoded by the coding sequence TTGACTGTCAGGATAATATCAGCCGGAAAAACGGATGTCGGGCATGTTCGCAGTGCCAACGAAGATACTTTCAAAATAGACGATGAGCGCAACCTGTTTCTTGTCTGCGACGGGATGGGTGGTCATCAGGCGGGTGAAGTTGCCTCGCACGAGGCCTGCAATGTGATCAGCTATTGCATCTCGGAACTGCGTAGTGAACTGGCAACGGATAGTGTTCTGGCCCTTCCGGCCCGGTTTCCATCATCCGGTGATCTGCTGGTTAAAGCCATTCGTATTGCCAATCGCAGTGTCTATCTCAAATCGCGATCGCGAAGTGATTATACCGGCATGGGGACGACCGTGGTCGGGGCCATCCTGCAGGGCGATATGGTCAATATTGCGCATGTGGGAGACAGCCGGGCTTATCGACTGCTTCCCGATCGCCTGATACCCCTGACCAGAGATCATTCCTGGGTTGCCGAACTGGAGGAGTCGGGCAAATATACCAGGGAGGAAGCGGCCAAACTGGCCAATCGTAATGTGATCACGCGGGCTCTTGGAATTCATGAAACGGTTGAAATCGACTTCCGATCCGATCGAATGGAAAAGGGAGATGTTTATATTTTTTGTTCCGACGGGTTATGCGGTTATGTCGAGGATGAAGATATTTATTCGGTGGCCAAAGAATCCCGCAATGATGTCGAACGACTGGTGACGGATTTGGTCCAGATGGCCAATGACAGGGGCGGACTCGATAATGTGACGGTCGTGGCTTTCCGAGTTGAGGATGTCGGCAAATCGGATATTCCGGTTGTCTCTCCGGTAACGATTCCGGTGGAGGGTGATGATTTGATTCTGCGGGAAAATCAGATAGTTGAATCGATTGTCAAACTGAACCAGACGGCGCAGAAGGTAATTACTCGGACCGGTTCCGAGCAACAGGCGAGCAAGTTGCCGATGCTGTTTCTGGCCATATTCATTGTGGCCGTTCTTGCGGTCATTTATTTTTTTTATCTAAAATAA
- a CDS encoding T9SS type A sorting domain-containing protein, with translation MLKRIVTLLIIGGVSLMPIMALAGDIIPTTTWANFYGSVTAYNDNPIPVGSIIDAYDPDGIYCGTDTVDISGKYGFLAVYGDDSRTDDIDEGANPGDSITFYINGRMAVANGPELPVWTELGGESEVNLSASAMLGIESVAMPGDQTTFPGQTVRYYVTVRNTGEGIDFYTISGSTSHGWIIKPMIGFVYALPGGEATIYFDVLIPTAIFHAMTDVVDFRVSSGIDASVYVEGSAITSVEIPTDVGDENEVLLPEGFRLNQNYPNPFNPATTISFDLTSKAAVEFEVFNLLGQTIEHQDLGMLGAGSHSIEFDGHDLASGIYFYRIKVGEGVQVRKMVLMK, from the coding sequence GTGTTGAAAAGAATTGTGACATTGCTGATTATCGGAGGCGTGAGTCTGATGCCGATTATGGCCCTGGCCGGAGATATTATCCCGACTACCACCTGGGCCAATTTCTACGGTTCGGTGACAGCTTACAACGACAACCCGATTCCGGTCGGTTCGATTATCGATGCCTATGATCCGGATGGTATCTATTGCGGAACAGATACGGTAGATATTTCCGGAAAGTATGGTTTTCTGGCGGTTTACGGCGATGATTCGCGAACCGATGATATCGATGAGGGAGCTAATCCGGGTGATAGTATAACCTTTTATATCAATGGGCGAATGGCCGTTGCAAATGGGCCGGAATTACCTGTTTGGACGGAATTGGGCGGCGAGTCTGAAGTTAATCTATCAGCTTCGGCCATGCTGGGGATCGAAAGCGTTGCCATGCCGGGCGACCAGACCACTTTCCCGGGGCAGACGGTCCGTTACTATGTGACGGTTCGAAATACCGGCGAGGGAATCGATTTTTATACCATTTCGGGATCAACCTCGCATGGCTGGATAATCAAACCCATGATCGGTTTTGTCTATGCTCTGCCGGGGGGAGAGGCCACCATTTATTTCGATGTCCTCATACCCACCGCGATATTCCATGCCATGACCGATGTCGTTGATTTCCGGGTCAGCTCGGGGATTGATGCTTCGGTTTATGTCGAGGGTTCGGCGATCACTTCGGTGGAAATTCCGACCGATGTCGGCGATGAAAATGAAGTCCTGTTGCCGGAGGGATTCCGTCTGAATCAGAATTATCCCAATCCCTTTAATCCGGCTACCACTATTTCTTTTGACCTGACATCGAAGGCGGCCGTCGAATTCGAGGTTTTTAATCTCCTGGGACAGACGATTGAACATCAGGATCTCGGGATGCTTGGAGCCGGAAGCCATTCGATTGAATTCGATGGTCATGACCTGGCCAGCGGTATCTACTTCTACCGGATAAAGGTGGGAGAAGGTGTTCAGGTTAGAAAAATGGTACTTATGAAATAG